The genomic window GTTCGTCACCAAGCCCGCCTCCGTGACCGGAGCCGAGGTGCAGGCCCAGTACTTCCCGGACAACTCCGGGCAGCCGCTGAGCATCATCGGCGACGCCTCGCAGGTCGACGCGGTCACGGCGAAGCTCAAGACGGTCCCGGGGGTCGACCCGAACGGCGTCGGCGTCCCCAGGACCATCAAGAGCGCGGTCGTCAACGGACACTTCTACCTCGAGGCGGCGCTGACCGACGCCCCGGACTCCAAGGCCGCGCAGAACACGGTCGACCGGGTCCGCGCCGCGGTGCACTCGGTTCCGGGGGCCAACGCGGTGGTCGGCGGCGGCCCGGCGGTGACGCTGGACATCGCCCGCGCCTCCAGCCACGACAGCAAGCTGATCATCCCGCTGATCCTGTTGGCGGTGTTCATCATCCTGGGCCTGCTGCTGCGCGCCTTCATGGCTCCGCTGCTGCTGATCCTGACGGTGATCCTGTCCTTCGGCGCCTCGCTGGGCATCAGCGCCCTGGTGTTCAAGGGCCTGGGCTGGCACGGCGTGGACATCGGGATGCCGCTGTTCGGCTTCGTGTTCCTGGTGGCGCTGGGCATCGACTACAACATCTTCCTGATGACCCGGATCAGGGAGGAGTCGGTGCGGCGCGGCACCCGGCGCGGCGCGCTGGTCGGCCTGTCCGCCACCGGCGGCGTGATCACCTGGGCCGGCCTGGTCCTGGCCGCCACCTTCGGGGTCCTGGCCACGCTGCCGATCGTGCCGTTCGCCGAGATCGGCTTCGCGGTCTCGCTCGGCGTGCTGCTGGACACCATGATCGTGCGCTCGGTCCTGGTCACCGCGCTGACCCTGGACATCGGCAAGCGGATGTGGTGGCCGTCGCGGCTGTCGAAGGCCGACGAGCCCGACGGCGGTTCGCTGGACGCCGCGCGGGCCGCGGACGACAGCGTGCTGGTGTGACGCCGCGGTAGGTAAGAACACAGCTGGTCAATAGCGATGGGGAGGCTCCCACCCGGGAGCCTCCCCATCGCTTTCGACGTTCTACTGCCCGGCCAGCGCCTCCACGACCGGGGCCATGGCGTCCAGGTCGTCGATCAGGAACGAGGTGATCCCGAACCGCTCGCGCAGCTCCAGGAACTTGGCGATCAGATCCTTCGGGCTGCCGATGTAGGTGTGCGGGGATTCCAGCAGCTCGTCGATCGTCAGCTCGACGCCGGTCCGGTCCCGGACCCGGTCGATGCGCCGCTGGGCCTCGACCCGGGGTTCGTGGGTGACCACGATCGGCCCGGTGACCGGGTAGGTGTTGAACTCGATCTCGGCGAAGCGGTCCCCCGCGGCCTCCTTGATCCAGCCGAGCTTCTCGTCGGTCGCGGCCGCGGTGATGGTGCGGGGGTCCGAGACCGGCTTGCCGTCGACATTGACCAGGCGCGGCGCCAATCCGATGATCTGCGCCTCGCGCGCGGCCAGCGTCAGGAACCGCTTGCCGCCTCCGCCGAGGAAGAACGGCGGGTGCGGTCGCTGCACGGGGAGCGGAAGGGAGTCGAAGTCGGTGATCGTGTAGTGCTCACCGCTGAAGGAGAACGGCCCCTCGGCGAAACAGCCCTTGAGCACCGCGATCGCCTCGGTCAGCTGCTTGATCCGCACGCCGACCGGCTCGAAGGGGATGCCGATCGCGTCGTACTCGGGCTTGTTCCAGCCGGCGCCGATCCCGATGTCGAGCCGGCCGCCCGACAGCTGGTCGAGCGTCGCGAGTTCCTGGGCCAGCACGGCCGGGTGCCGCAGGTTGTTGTTGAGCACGAACGTACCCACGCGCAGATGCTCGGTCACTGCCGCGACCTGCGCCAGCGGCAACAGCGGGGCGTAGTTCATGAGGTGGTCGGAGAGCACGAAGCTCGAATAACCCATCGCCTCTGCTTTGCGGGCCAGAGGAATCAGCTCGGCGAACTCCTCGTCGTCGGCGACGGCCGCGAGGAAGCGGAAAGGACGCATTCTGTCATCTTTCCTGACGGCGGCGGTCTGTGGCGGCGGCGATCGCCTTCGCGACGTCCTCGGAGGTCGGGGCGTCGGCGGCCCAGGCGATGTAGCCGTCGGGACGGACCAGGCGTACCGGCCCGCCGTCGGTCGGCACGGCCGTCGTCACTCCCGGTGCGCGCACTCCGGCCTTGTCCGCTGCTTCGTGCAGCTCCGCCGGAGCCAGCAGGACGAATCCGCCGCCGCGCAGCGCTTCGAGCAGCCGCGAGGGGGTGCCTTCCAGCGCGACGTCGCCGGCGCGATGCCCGGTCAGCGGATGCGCGCCGTGCGGCGCGGGATAGCTGATCCACAGTCCGGACAACGCATAACCGATCCTGCGGTTCACCGCCGGACGCGCCAGCGCGAAGTGCATGGCCAGGTTCCGGGCCTTGCGGGCCGGG from Catenulispora sp. EB89 includes these protein-coding regions:
- a CDS encoding TIGR03621 family F420-dependent LLM class oxidoreductase, with the translated sequence MRPFRFLAAVADDEEFAELIPLARKAEAMGYSSFVLSDHLMNYAPLLPLAQVAAVTEHLRVGTFVLNNNLRHPAVLAQELATLDQLSGGRLDIGIGAGWNKPEYDAIGIPFEPVGVRIKQLTEAIAVLKGCFAEGPFSFSGEHYTITDFDSLPLPVQRPHPPFFLGGGGKRFLTLAAREAQIIGLAPRLVNVDGKPVSDPRTITAAATDEKLGWIKEAAGDRFAEIEFNTYPVTGPIVVTHEPRVEAQRRIDRVRDRTGVELTIDELLESPHTYIGSPKDLIAKFLELRERFGITSFLIDDLDAMAPVVEALAGQ